GGGATCGGCATGTTTGTGGCGCCGGGCGCTCGCGCGCAGCTGCAGTCAGAGGGCCGCGAACACTACCTCGCCGACACACTCAAGCCCGCCGTTGAGGCCGGCGTCGCCCTCGGCCTTAGCGAAGACGAGATCCTGCGGCACATCAAGGCGATTCTCGCTGCCGCCCAGCGGAAGGAAGCGAAATGATCACCATTCAGAACCTGACGAAGAAGTACCGCGGGGGAGATGAGTTGGCGCTGAACGGTCTGACGGCCAAGATCCGGCCCGGCAGTATCACCGCGGTGCTCGGACCGAACGGCTCGGGAAAGACCACGCTCTTCCGACTCCTCGCCGGCCACGATTTCGCGACCGATGGCGATATTCGCATCGGCGGTCGGTCGATCGCGACGGATGCGCGCATCCCGTACTTTGCGGTCGCGCACGAGGGCAATAATTTCGGTGAGGCGAGGATGCGCGACTACCTCGCGTTCGCGCGCACTCGGCCGGGCTGGAACGAATCGGAGTACGGCCGGCTCGCAGAGCGGTTCTCGGTGCCCGCGCCTCGGAAGCAAGTGAGCAAGCTGTCGCTTGGGCAGCAGTCGAGCTTCGCGATCGCGGTCGCGCTTGCCTCGGGAGCGCCCATCGTGCTGATCGACGAGGCCCACGCCGGTATGGATGTGCCGAAGCGGAATGCCCTTTACGAGGAACTCATCCGGGCGAACGCCGAGCAGGGTCGCACCATCGTCATCGCGTCGCACCACGTGGGTGAGCTCGAGCGGGTTGTCGAAGACGTGCTCATCATCGATCGCGGCCGGATTGCTGAGGCAACGACGGCGGAGGCCGTGTCACGTCGCTTCGCTCGGGTTCTCGGCCCTCGCGAGCAAGTCCTCGCCGCCGTTGGCGCGCGACCCGTTCGCTCGACGCGTCAGCTCGGCCCGACCGAGGAATGGGTCGTGGATGTCGCGGCGGAACCGCTGACGCAAGTTCCCGGCGGCGTGATGGTCTCGCCGGTTGATTTTCAGGATGCTTTCGTCGCTCTCATCGAGAGCGGCAACGATCTCAAGGAGGAATCACGATGACCGACACCATGGCAATTCAGCCGCCATCATCGACGTTCGCGACGCGGCTGCGGGCCGCAATGCGAATCGACATTGGTCCGACACTTGTGGGCGGCGCGATTGCGATAGTGCTGCTCATTGCGGCGCAGATCTTGCTTCCGCTCGTACTGTCGGCAATCGACGGTATGGGCTCGGCCAATGTGATCAACCCGCCCACCGTCGCCGCATCCGTTCTCCTCGTGTTGACGATCATCATGACCGGTGAAGCGGCGCCTGGCCGACGAGAGGGCGTCGCTGGCGGGTGGACTCGAGCCGAGCGGTTACAGATGGTCACGGCAATCGGTGCCGGGATGGGCGTGCTCAATGGTGTCGTGTGGCTCGCCCTTGCTGCAGCTTCACCGGCACTGCAGCGGCTGGCGGATGGCATCTCTTACGGGTCGGGATTCGCCGTCTCGCTCGGAGGCGCCACACCTTCGGTCGTCGCAGCGCTGATGGTCGCACTCATGACCTTCGGTGCGGCGTTCGTCCCCGGCTTTTTCGGCTGGCTCGCGCGAGTCCACTGGTCGCTCGTCGTGCTGGGTGCGGGGCTACTCTATGTCGTCGCCCAGGTGGCGTTCATCCCGTACGCGCTGTTCGCTGAACCCACCTGGACGCTCTTCGACAACGTCGCACATACCCCGGTGCTGTGGGCCGTACTCGCGGTAATTGTGGTGGGTCTCTTCGTGGCCGGATGCGCGTGGCTGGCACTGCGCGCCCCCGTGAGCCGATATCGACCGTAAGGGAACGCAATAGGTAAGAGAAGGATGACGATGACGCGCTCGCGCAGATCAGAGGGTTCGTACGGGAATTTGTCATCCCCGCGATCATTGCCGAGGACTAAAGTTCGAGCGTGCAAAACAATCGAGTGGGGGACAACGTGGAGCAATTGCAGACGGACATTCTCGTCATTGGCTGGGGTAAAGGCGGCAAGACGCTCGCGAAAACCCTTGGGGCATCCGGACGAGACGTGACCATGGTGGAGCAATCGGACGAGATGGTTGGTGGTACGTGCATCAACGTCGCGTGTGTGCCGACCAAGTCGCTCGTGACGAGCGCCTCGCGTCGTCGGGAAGCGGATGATGCCGATACGTGGTTCGCCGAGTCGGTCGATCGCCGAGACACGCTCATCGAGAAGCTCCGTGCCGCGAATCACGCGATGCTCGACACGCTAGCTTCCGTCTGCCTCGTTTCGGGACGAGCCACGTTCGTCGGTCCGAAGCGCATCCTGGTTCAAGCCGGCGAAGACCAGCTCGAGATCTCCGCCGAGACGGTCCTCATCAACACTGGCACCGTCCCGGCGGTTCCGGACATCCCGGGTGTGGACGATCCGCGAGTCTTTGACTCGACCACGATTCAGCACGCCGATCCGATGCCGAAGCACTTGCGCATCATCGGCGCGGGTCCGATCGGCCTCGAGTTCGCGGGCATGTTCCGCGGATTCGGCGCGGAGGTCACGGTGGTGAACTCCCGCGACGTGCTCCTCCCCAAGGAGGACCGCGACGTCGCCGAGGCGCTCGAGGCCGCGATGGCGGCAGACGGCATCCGATTCGTGCACGGGACGCGCGCCGACAAGATCGCGTTCGAAGACGGCGAAGACGCGGTCTTGCTCGCCGCCGGCCGCACCCCGACGACTTCCGGACTCGGCCTCGAAACCGCCGGGGTCGAGCTCGATGAGCGCGGCTATATCAAGGTGGATGAGCGACTCCGCACGAGCGCGGAGGGCGTCTGGGCGATTGGCGACATTCACGGCGGGCCGCAGCAGACCTACCTGTCGCTCGACGACTCGCGGATCATCGGCGCGCAGCTAAGCGGGGAGGATAGCCGCACGACGACCGACCGCGTCGCCGTCCCCACGACGGTGTTCACCACGCCGCCCTACGCGACCGTGGGGATGACCGAG
This DNA window, taken from Gulosibacter molinativorax, encodes the following:
- a CDS encoding dihydrolipoyl dehydrogenase family protein, which gives rise to MQNNRVGDNVEQLQTDILVIGWGKGGKTLAKTLGASGRDVTMVEQSDEMVGGTCINVACVPTKSLVTSASRRREADDADTWFAESVDRRDTLIEKLRAANHAMLDTLASVCLVSGRATFVGPKRILVQAGEDQLEISAETVLINTGTVPAVPDIPGVDDPRVFDSTTIQHADPMPKHLRIIGAGPIGLEFAGMFRGFGAEVTVVNSRDVLLPKEDRDVAEALEAAMAADGIRFVHGTRADKIAFEDGEDAVLLAAGRTPTTSGLGLETAGVELDERGYIKVDERLRTSAEGVWAIGDIHGGPQQTYLSLDDSRIIGAQLSGEDSRTTTDRVAVPTTVFTTPPYATVGMTEAEAREAGHRILVAKKEVAKIAAAPRPKIVGDPRGIVKFIVDADTDLILGARLIVVDAQELINLIALAMRAGVTATELRNGIWTHPSTTELLNEVLGELSLA
- a CDS encoding ATP-binding cassette domain-containing protein: MITIQNLTKKYRGGDELALNGLTAKIRPGSITAVLGPNGSGKTTLFRLLAGHDFATDGDIRIGGRSIATDARIPYFAVAHEGNNFGEARMRDYLAFARTRPGWNESEYGRLAERFSVPAPRKQVSKLSLGQQSSFAIAVALASGAPIVLIDEAHAGMDVPKRNALYEELIRANAEQGRTIVIASHHVGELERVVEDVLIIDRGRIAEATTAEAVSRRFARVLGPREQVLAAVGARPVRSTRQLGPTEEWVVDVAAEPLTQVPGGVMVSPVDFQDAFVALIESGNDLKEESR